The following coding sequences lie in one Methylosinus sp. PW1 genomic window:
- a CDS encoding PhoH family protein — MTLDRERRVFEQPDAPRSGEPEAEITLAFEDNRYASLVFGLYDQHLAKIERRLAVSCFANGNHVTLKGRAEACEQARRVLEILYGRVQLGQKVGLGDVDGAIQESARQGSLFPEAEPGRAVFEQISTRRRGPVRARNLAQDLYLRALKRHELVFAEGPAGTGKTWLAVGHAVSLLEQGVVERIILSRPAVEAGERLGFLPGDMREKVDPYLRPIYDGLHDFMDPRMVERGIQTGMIEVAPLAFMRGRTLTKACVLLDEAQNATSMQMKMFLTRLGDGSRMIINGDPSQTDLPPGQKSGLSEAIALLSNIEGVGRVKFAEGDVVRHDLVRQIVGAYEAAGREKAKLREP; from the coding sequence GTGACGCTCGACCGCGAGAGACGGGTCTTCGAACAGCCGGACGCGCCGCGTTCGGGCGAGCCGGAGGCGGAGATCACGCTCGCCTTCGAGGATAATCGTTACGCCTCGCTGGTTTTCGGCCTCTATGACCAGCATCTCGCCAAAATCGAGCGGCGCCTCGCCGTCTCCTGCTTCGCCAATGGAAATCATGTCACGCTGAAGGGCCGCGCCGAGGCCTGCGAGCAGGCTCGCCGCGTGCTGGAAATTCTCTACGGCCGCGTGCAGCTCGGCCAGAAGGTGGGATTGGGCGACGTGGATGGCGCCATACAGGAATCGGCCCGCCAGGGCAGCCTCTTTCCCGAGGCGGAGCCCGGCCGCGCGGTCTTCGAGCAGATTTCGACGCGCCGCCGCGGGCCGGTGCGGGCGCGAAACCTCGCCCAGGATCTCTATCTGCGGGCGCTGAAGCGCCATGAGCTGGTCTTCGCCGAAGGGCCGGCCGGCACGGGCAAGACCTGGCTCGCCGTCGGCCATGCCGTCTCGCTGCTCGAGCAGGGCGTGGTCGAGCGCATCATTCTCTCGCGCCCGGCGGTGGAGGCGGGCGAGCGCTTGGGCTTCCTGCCCGGCGACATGCGCGAGAAGGTCGATCCCTATCTCAGACCCATCTATGACGGCCTCCATGATTTCATGGACCCGCGCATGGTGGAGCGCGGCATTCAGACCGGCATGATAGAAGTGGCGCCGCTCGCCTTCATGCGCGGGCGCACGCTCACCAAGGCCTGCGTTTTGCTAGACGAAGCGCAGAACGCCACTTCCATGCAGATGAAAATGTTTCTCACCCGTCTCGGCGACGGATCGCGTATGATCATCAATGGCGACCCCTCGCAGACCGATCTCCCGCCCGGCCAGAAATCCGGGCTGAGCGAGGCGATCGCGCTGCTTTCCAATATAGAGGGCGTCGGAAGGGTGAAATTCGCCGAGGGCGATGTGGTGCGCCACGACCTCGTGCGGCAAATCGTCGGCGCCTATGAGGCTGCCGGACGGGAGAAGGCGAAGCTTCGAGAGCCATGA
- a CDS encoding lysophospholipid acyltransferase family protein: MPYLRAIAFVLAMTGAFVVFVPIQWLARRRRWELRHNIQTGFCRVMCAIIGIDVREQGRLAGTSPRFVVANHVSWTDIIALASRYPLVFLAKSEVSAWPVLGFLARLQGTVFVERGNRRAIPIVNAALAERLRQGDDIVVFAEGTSSDGAGVLKFNASHFAMLSDLAAANAAAPTLAPAAILYTERKSAPGGRLDVGWYGDMTFLPHLWSLMKRGGAKCHILWGEAVDPGSGDRKALAAATEARVRELLATDVAGRESESNIAPARDPAAR; encoded by the coding sequence ATGCCTTATCTGCGCGCGATCGCTTTCGTCCTGGCGATGACCGGGGCCTTCGTCGTCTTCGTCCCCATCCAATGGCTGGCGCGGAGACGGCGCTGGGAGCTGCGCCACAATATTCAGACAGGCTTTTGCCGCGTGATGTGCGCCATCATCGGCATAGATGTGCGCGAGCAGGGCCGGCTCGCAGGAACGAGTCCCCGATTCGTCGTGGCCAATCATGTCTCCTGGACCGACATCATCGCCCTCGCCAGCCGCTATCCGCTGGTTTTTCTGGCGAAGTCCGAGGTCTCCGCCTGGCCTGTGCTGGGCTTTCTGGCGCGGCTGCAGGGCACCGTCTTCGTCGAGCGCGGCAATCGACGGGCCATCCCCATCGTCAATGCGGCTCTGGCGGAGCGACTGCGACAGGGTGACGATATCGTCGTCTTTGCGGAAGGCACGTCGAGCGACGGCGCCGGCGTGCTGAAATTCAACGCCTCGCATTTCGCCATGCTGAGCGATCTCGCCGCCGCCAATGCGGCCGCGCCCACGCTCGCCCCGGCCGCCATTCTCTACACGGAGCGAAAAAGCGCGCCCGGCGGCCGGCTGGACGTCGGCTGGTACGGGGATATGACTTTCCTCCCACATTTATGGAGTCTGATGAAGCGCGGCGGCGCAAAATGCCATATATTGTGGGGCGAGGCCGTGGACCCCGGCTCCGGCGACCGCAAGGCTCTCGCCGCCGCCACCGAGGCGCGCGTGCGAGAACTTCTGGCGACGGACGTTGCGGGCCGGGAAAGCGAGAGTAATATCGCCCCGGCGCGAGACCCCGCCGCCCGTTGA
- the ybeY gene encoding rRNA maturation RNase YbeY, producing the protein MSVAIDIIVTAPCWDQQAGLDELTQSTVRECVAQTAAPLAPGCELSVNFTDDATIRELNAQWRGMDKPTNVLSFETPGPLARRMALGDIVIAHETVAREAAEQDKSFEAHLTHLLIHGFLHLIGYDHQSPREAEEMEALERRIAAALGLNDPYEGSEPVAEASSKGKSNGDV; encoded by the coding sequence ATGAGCGTCGCGATCGATATAATCGTCACCGCGCCCTGCTGGGATCAGCAGGCGGGCCTCGACGAGCTGACGCAGAGTACCGTGCGCGAGTGCGTCGCCCAGACGGCGGCGCCGCTCGCGCCGGGCTGCGAGCTGAGCGTCAACTTCACCGATGACGCCACCATCCGCGAATTGAACGCGCAATGGCGCGGCATGGACAAGCCCACCAATGTTCTCTCCTTCGAGACGCCCGGCCCGCTCGCGCGCCGCATGGCGCTCGGCGATATCGTCATCGCGCATGAGACGGTCGCGCGCGAGGCGGCGGAGCAGGACAAGAGCTTCGAAGCGCATCTCACGCATTTGCTCATTCATGGATTTCTGCATCTGATCGGCTACGACCATCAATCTCCACGGGAGGCCGAAGAGATGGAGGCTCTGGAGCGCCGCATAGCGGCGGCGCTCGGCCTCAATGATCCTTACGAAGGTTCCGAGCCCGTGGCGGAGGCTTCATCCAAAGGAAAATCGAACGGCGATGTCTAG
- a CDS encoding hemolysin family protein: MSRTDNGEHAASRREQRSGIVDRLRALIGLGSPSVREDIEEALEGAAGDVTPHERVLLRNVLALHDLRVADAMIPRADIVAVAQDATLGETLALFRNAGHSRLPVYGDTLDDPRGMIHIRDFVDYLASLAERAEPVTAEAPAPSEHAPTVSLAAIDFSEELSTVTVLKPVLYVPPSMPALDLLVKMQATRTHLALVIDEYGGTHGLVTMEDIVEMIVGDIEDEHDVDEEPRIETVSDGVYLIDAKADLEEVSQRLGVDFTPEDDGAEVTTLGGLVASLAGHVPMRGEIVPAPVEGWEFEIVEADPRRVARLLVHAPK, encoded by the coding sequence ATGTCTAGGACGGATAATGGCGAGCACGCGGCCTCGAGGCGCGAGCAGCGAAGCGGCATCGTCGATCGGCTGCGCGCGCTCATCGGGCTCGGCTCGCCTTCGGTGCGCGAGGACATAGAGGAGGCGCTGGAAGGCGCCGCCGGCGATGTGACGCCGCATGAGCGCGTGCTGCTGAGAAATGTGCTGGCCCTGCATGATCTGCGCGTCGCCGACGCGATGATCCCGCGCGCCGACATTGTCGCCGTCGCGCAGGACGCCACGCTCGGCGAAACGCTGGCGCTGTTCCGCAACGCCGGCCACTCGCGCCTGCCCGTCTATGGCGACACGCTCGATGATCCGCGCGGCATGATCCATATTCGCGATTTCGTCGATTATCTCGCCTCGCTCGCCGAGCGCGCCGAGCCCGTGACGGCGGAAGCGCCGGCGCCGAGCGAGCATGCGCCGACCGTCTCGCTCGCCGCGATCGATTTTTCCGAGGAACTCTCCACCGTCACCGTGCTGAAGCCGGTGCTCTATGTGCCGCCCTCCATGCCGGCGCTCGATCTCCTGGTGAAGATGCAGGCGACGCGCACGCATCTCGCGCTCGTCATCGACGAATATGGCGGCACGCATGGTCTCGTCACGATGGAGGACATCGTCGAGATGATCGTCGGCGACATAGAGGACGAGCATGACGTCGACGAGGAGCCGCGCATAGAGACCGTATCCGACGGCGTCTATCTCATCGACGCCAAGGCCGATCTCGAGGAAGTCTCGCAGCGGCTCGGCGTCGATTTCACGCCCGAGGACGACGGCGCCGAAGTGACGACGCTCGGCGGGCTCGTCGCATCGCTCGCCGGCCATGTGCCGATGCGCGGCGAGATCGTGCCGGCGCCGGTCGAGGGCTGGGAGTTCGAGATCGTCGAAGCCGATCCGCGCCGCGTCGCGCGGCTGCTGGTGCACGCGCCGAAATAG
- a CDS encoding NifU family protein, with protein sequence MFIQTESTPNPSTLKFLPGRPVLAEGAREFRTPEAAAASPLAGALLSIDGVEAVMFGPDFVSVTKTDAEWAHLKPAILGTIMEHFSSGQPIVIEGAETAPAEFFDPADAETVAQIKELIVTRVRPAVANDGGDITFRGFRDGTVYVAMKGSCSGCPSSTATLKNGIENMLRHFVPQVTSVQQV encoded by the coding sequence ATGTTCATTCAGACCGAATCCACGCCCAATCCCTCCACGCTGAAGTTCCTGCCCGGCCGCCCGGTCCTCGCCGAGGGCGCGCGCGAGTTCCGCACGCCGGAAGCCGCCGCCGCCTCGCCGCTCGCCGGCGCGCTGCTCTCCATCGACGGAGTGGAGGCAGTGATGTTCGGCCCCGATTTCGTCTCCGTCACCAAGACCGACGCCGAATGGGCGCATCTGAAGCCGGCCATTCTCGGCACGATCATGGAGCATTTCAGTTCCGGCCAGCCGATCGTCATCGAGGGCGCCGAGACCGCCCCGGCGGAATTCTTCGACCCCGCCGACGCAGAGACGGTGGCGCAGATCAAGGAGCTGATCGTGACGCGCGTGCGTCCGGCGGTCGCCAATGACGGCGGCGACATCACCTTCCGCGGCTTTCGCGACGGAACCGTCTATGTGGCGATGAAGGGGTCCTGCTCCGGCTGCCCCTCCTCCACTGCGACGCTCAAGAACGGCATAGAAAATATGTTGCGCCATTTCGTGCCCCAGGTCACGTCGGTGCAGCAGGTTTGA
- the miaB gene encoding tRNA (N6-isopentenyl adenosine(37)-C2)-methylthiotransferase MiaB, giving the protein MSDAASKPAPALPLEQAPGAVGSAKAYVKSYGCQMNVYDATRMADLLTARGYAEAADEDDADLVVLNTCHIREKATEKVYSELGRLAKLKSERSAEGRDYRIVVAGCVAQAEGEEVLRRQRAVDLVVGPQSYHRLSDLLTRAEAGERVAETDFAVADKFEALRRAAAAGKRVRDVTAFVTAQEGCDKFCSFCVVPYTRGAEISRRPEEIVEEAEALAAAGVRELTIIGQNVNAYSGSDENGAPWSLPRLLARLERIEGVTRLRYTTSHPIDMTQELIDAHAELPTLAPFVHLPVQSGSDRILKAMNRRHDARFYLDIVARLRAARPDIALSSDFIVGFPGETNADFEATLELIRAVGFASTFSFKYSPRPGTPGAEREDQVDESVKSERLAILQALVEEQRQAFNAATVGRTVEVLFEKAGRHEGQIAGKSPYMQPVHAMGGLELIGKTLPVTIVAAGSNSLAGGIVGRTSLEAAREAAL; this is encoded by the coding sequence ATTTCCGACGCCGCATCGAAGCCTGCGCCCGCCTTGCCCCTCGAGCAAGCGCCGGGAGCCGTGGGATCCGCGAAAGCCTATGTGAAATCATATGGCTGCCAGATGAACGTCTATGACGCGACGCGCATGGCCGATCTGCTCACGGCGCGCGGCTATGCGGAGGCCGCCGATGAGGACGACGCCGATCTCGTCGTGCTGAACACCTGCCATATTCGCGAGAAGGCGACGGAAAAGGTCTATTCCGAGCTCGGCCGCCTCGCCAAGCTGAAGAGCGAGCGCAGCGCCGAAGGACGGGACTACCGAATCGTCGTCGCCGGCTGCGTCGCCCAGGCGGAGGGAGAGGAAGTGCTGCGCCGCCAGCGCGCGGTCGATCTCGTCGTCGGGCCTCAGAGCTATCACCGCCTCTCTGATCTATTGACCCGGGCCGAGGCCGGCGAGCGCGTCGCCGAGACGGATTTCGCCGTCGCCGACAAGTTCGAGGCGCTTCGCCGCGCGGCGGCCGCAGGCAAGCGCGTGCGCGACGTCACGGCCTTCGTCACGGCGCAGGAAGGATGCGACAAATTCTGCTCCTTCTGCGTGGTGCCCTACACGCGCGGCGCCGAAATATCGCGTCGCCCGGAAGAGATCGTCGAGGAGGCGGAGGCGCTGGCCGCGGCCGGCGTGCGCGAGCTGACCATCATCGGCCAGAACGTCAACGCCTATAGCGGCTCGGACGAGAATGGCGCGCCCTGGTCCCTGCCCCGCCTGCTGGCGCGGCTGGAGCGTATCGAAGGCGTCACGCGGCTGCGCTACACCACCAGCCATCCGATCGATATGACGCAGGAGCTGATCGACGCCCATGCCGAGCTGCCGACTCTGGCGCCCTTCGTGCACCTTCCGGTGCAATCCGGCTCGGATCGCATTTTGAAAGCGATGAACCGACGCCATGACGCGCGCTTTTATCTGGACATTGTCGCGCGGCTGCGCGCGGCGCGGCCGGATATCGCGCTGTCCTCCGATTTCATCGTCGGCTTTCCCGGCGAGACCAACGCGGATTTCGAGGCGACGCTGGAGCTCATTCGCGCCGTCGGATTTGCTTCCACTTTTTCGTTCAAATATTCGCCGCGCCCCGGCACGCCCGGCGCCGAGCGCGAGGATCAGGTCGACGAGAGCGTCAAATCCGAGCGGCTCGCCATTCTGCAGGCGCTGGTCGAGGAGCAGCGGCAGGCGTTCAACGCCGCCACTGTCGGCCGCACGGTGGAGGTCTTGTTCGAGAAGGCCGGCCGGCACGAGGGTCAGATCGCCGGCAAGAGTCCCTATATGCAGCCCGTCCATGCGATGGGCGGCCTGGAGCTCATCGGAAAGACTCTGCCGGTGACGATCGTCGCCGCCGGCTCCAATTCGCTGGCCGGCGGCATCGTCGGCCGAACGAGCCTTGAAGCTGCGAGGGAGGCCGCCCTGTGA
- the fixJ gene encoding response regulator FixJ → MVQPPLTSPLVDDMSRRMCSIPQERTSRDATIHIVDDDDAVRDSLSLLLSTDGFRVRPHESASHLLASVEPGDTGCVVTDARMPEMTGIELLEAMKARRLSLPVVVITAYADVTLAVQAMKQGAFDFLEKPFDNEALIACVRLALAYEREEQFRAAETQTIEARLQTLTARESEVLERLLHGMPNKVIGRELGISVRTVEVHRANVMLKMNAGSLSELVRMSLAAEQARGKG, encoded by the coding sequence ATGGTCCAGCCGCCGCTGACGAGTCCGCTCGTCGACGATATGTCTCGGCGGATGTGCTCTATTCCGCAGGAGAGGACGAGTCGAGACGCCACGATCCATATCGTCGACGATGACGACGCCGTTCGTGATTCTCTCAGCCTTCTGCTGTCGACGGACGGCTTTCGGGTCCGCCCGCATGAGAGCGCCAGCCATCTTCTGGCGTCGGTGGAGCCGGGCGACACCGGCTGCGTGGTGACGGATGCGCGCATGCCGGAGATGACCGGCATAGAGCTGCTGGAGGCGATGAAGGCGCGGCGCTTGTCCTTGCCGGTCGTCGTCATCACCGCTTACGCCGATGTGACGCTCGCCGTGCAGGCGATGAAGCAGGGCGCTTTCGACTTTCTGGAGAAGCCCTTCGACAATGAGGCGCTGATCGCCTGCGTGCGTCTCGCGCTCGCCTATGAGCGCGAGGAGCAGTTCCGCGCCGCGGAGACGCAGACCATAGAGGCGCGGCTGCAGACTCTCACCGCGCGCGAGAGCGAGGTGCTCGAGCGCCTGCTGCACGGCATGCCGAACAAGGTCATCGGCCGCGAGCTCGGCATCAGCGTCCGCACGGTGGAGGTCCACCGCGCCAATGTGATGCTGAAGATGAACGCCGGCAGCCTCTCCGAGCTGGTGCGCATGTCGCTCGCCGCCGAGCAGGCGCGCGGCAAGGGCTGA
- the tsaB gene encoding tRNA (adenosine(37)-N6)-threonylcarbamoyltransferase complex dimerization subunit type 1 TsaB, giving the protein MRILAIDTALPAVSACVLDLGAADPLAVETAPMERGHAEELLPLIERVVAAAGGGFGSIGRVAVTVGPGSFTGIRIGLAAGQAIALAVKAPIVGVSTLAALAAPYVLLPYDGVVAAAIDARHGQVYVTAYGPDGRTLLSPRRVGAHEALRALGSGPLRLIGSGAPLLAEEARLAGLEAEVASRAPAPDIAFVARLGLVADPATAPARPLYLKAPDAKPQERPLQDAPAGA; this is encoded by the coding sequence ATGAGAATCCTCGCCATCGACACGGCGCTCCCCGCCGTCTCCGCCTGTGTGCTCGATCTGGGCGCCGCCGATCCGCTCGCCGTCGAGACGGCGCCGATGGAGCGCGGCCACGCCGAGGAATTGCTGCCGCTCATCGAGCGCGTCGTCGCCGCGGCGGGCGGCGGCTTCGGCTCCATCGGTCGGGTGGCGGTCACGGTCGGGCCGGGCTCCTTCACCGGCATCCGAATCGGTCTCGCGGCCGGACAGGCCATCGCCCTCGCCGTGAAGGCGCCCATCGTCGGCGTCTCCACTCTGGCGGCGTTGGCGGCGCCTTATGTTCTGCTGCCCTATGACGGCGTGGTGGCGGCGGCGATCGACGCGCGCCATGGCCAAGTCTATGTGACCGCCTATGGGCCGGACGGCCGCACACTGCTCTCGCCGCGCCGCGTCGGCGCCCACGAGGCGCTGCGCGCGCTCGGCTCCGGCCCGCTGCGGCTGATCGGCTCCGGCGCGCCGCTGCTGGCCGAGGAGGCCCGCCTCGCCGGCCTCGAGGCGGAGGTCGCCAGCCGCGCGCCGGCGCCCGATATCGCCTTTGTGGCCCGGCTCGGCCTCGTCGCCGATCCGGCGACCGCGCCGGCGCGTCCGCTCTATTTGAAGGCCCCGGACGCCAAGCCGCAAGAGCGACCGCTGCAAGACGCCCCGGCGGGCGCATGA
- a CDS encoding anti-phage dCTP deaminase, producing MNDLLTDWPHASVAKLIDERHSQELVIALVGPVGSEVSTAAQYISDILTHDFKYKVCDTIKLSNIIKDEAWRVGVQKIPDFTSNDYLIVMQEAGNSLRKRFGGDYIVQKAIQKIVDFRRANGGYADGGTQQPRRFAYILDSLKNIEELQLLRTLYGESLCVFGIFAPDTTRKDRLINSGAPESAIDKIMDRDQGEVATFGQKTRKLFVDSDFFICNDRKKEELRSRVDRFLEIIFDVKIHTPTRAESAMYEAVAASVNSACMSRQVGAAIVSQDGELISVGWNDVPKFGGGLYREDDQNIVDTDKSTFSDKDSRCFNWGGAVCHNELKKSAIIEKMAKNIKDANIVKKNINIQKVKDLLGGTDIDSIIEFSRAIHAEMEAILAVAREGRHSLSRATLYTSTYPCHNCARHIVASGIAKVVYIEPYLKSRAIELHCDAITEDPDDRTHVVFRQYDGVAPKNYLKLFRPLVQRKSDGRLSPRHKKSAVPVMRVPLDSQTEHEEKVMADLRHKEGS from the coding sequence ATGAACGACCTACTAACGGACTGGCCCCACGCAAGTGTAGCAAAACTAATCGATGAGCGCCACTCACAGGAGTTGGTGATCGCTCTTGTGGGGCCTGTTGGGTCAGAGGTGTCGACGGCGGCGCAATACATTTCCGATATTCTCACTCACGATTTCAAATATAAGGTCTGTGATACTATCAAGCTTAGCAATATAATTAAAGATGAGGCGTGGCGTGTCGGTGTTCAAAAAATTCCAGATTTTACCTCTAATGATTACCTTATAGTAATGCAGGAGGCTGGAAATTCGCTACGAAAAAGATTTGGTGGCGACTATATTGTGCAGAAGGCAATACAAAAGATTGTAGATTTTCGTCGGGCGAATGGTGGGTATGCAGATGGAGGAACGCAACAGCCGCGTCGTTTTGCGTATATCCTAGACTCTTTAAAAAATATTGAGGAATTGCAGCTTCTAAGAACTTTATACGGAGAAAGCTTGTGTGTATTTGGTATTTTTGCACCAGATACGACTCGTAAAGACAGGTTGATAAATAGCGGTGCGCCAGAAAGTGCGATAGACAAAATAATGGACAGAGATCAGGGGGAGGTCGCGACATTTGGACAAAAGACAAGAAAGCTATTTGTTGATTCAGATTTTTTTATTTGTAATGATCGAAAAAAGGAGGAGTTAAGAAGTAGGGTCGATAGATTCTTAGAAATTATTTTTGATGTAAAAATTCATACACCTACAAGAGCGGAATCTGCAATGTATGAGGCTGTCGCGGCATCAGTAAATTCTGCTTGTATGTCTCGACAGGTTGGTGCTGCGATTGTTTCGCAAGATGGCGAACTTATATCAGTTGGATGGAACGATGTGCCAAAATTTGGTGGCGGCCTTTATCGAGAAGATGATCAAAACATTGTCGACACAGATAAGTCAACGTTTTCGGATAAAGATAGTAGATGCTTCAACTGGGGTGGAGCGGTTTGCCATAACGAGTTAAAGAAATCAGCAATTATCGAGAAGATGGCGAAAAATATAAAAGATGCAAATATTGTAAAGAAAAATATAAATATACAAAAAGTTAAAGATTTGCTTGGCGGTACTGATATCGATTCTATAATTGAATTCTCACGAGCAATCCATGCTGAGATGGAAGCGATATTGGCTGTAGCGAGAGAGGGAAGGCATTCTTTGTCTCGTGCAACTCTATATACGAGCACTTATCCTTGTCATAATTGTGCGCGACATATAGTTGCCTCTGGGATTGCAAAGGTCGTTTACATTGAGCCTTATTTAAAAAGTCGCGCTATTGAATTACATTGCGATGCAATAACTGAAGATCCAGATGATAGAACGCACGTCGTTTTCCGCCAATACGACGGCGTCGCGCCGAAAAACTATTTGAAACTTTTTCGTCCATTGGTCCAACGAAAATCAGACGGGCGTTTGTCACCACGGCATAAAAAGTCGGCAGTGCCTGTGATGCGTGTGCCATTGGACTCACAAACGGAGCATGAGGAAAAAGTGATGGCAGACCTCAGGCATAAGGAGGGGAGCTAA
- a CDS encoding GNAT family N-acetyltransferase yields MSLFSTFFPKPHYVIRPIGADHAYDCAKIHAGSFAFPWSKIDFESLLTDRTVLADGAMNERLLKDEVGGMALSRLLPPDAEILTFAVDPARRGAGLGRALLAAHLGNLERGGARLVFLEVGEDNAAALKVYEKLGFKTIGRRENYYQRPNGERQAALTMRCEL; encoded by the coding sequence ATGAGCTTGTTTTCGACCTTCTTTCCAAAGCCCCATTATGTGATCCGCCCAATCGGCGCCGATCACGCCTATGATTGCGCCAAGATTCACGCGGGCTCCTTCGCCTTCCCCTGGTCGAAGATCGATTTCGAGAGCCTTTTGACCGACCGCACAGTGCTGGCCGACGGCGCGATGAACGAGCGGCTGCTGAAGGACGAGGTGGGCGGCATGGCGCTGTCCCGGCTGCTGCCGCCGGACGCCGAGATTCTGACCTTCGCGGTCGATCCCGCCCGCCGCGGCGCCGGACTCGGAAGGGCGCTGCTCGCGGCGCATCTCGGCAATCTCGAGCGCGGCGGGGCGCGCCTCGTCTTCCTCGAGGTAGGCGAGGACAATGCCGCGGCGCTGAAAGTCTATGAGAAGCTGGGCTTCAAGACGATCGGCCGGCGCGAGAATTATTATCAGCGGCCCAATGGCGAGCGTCAGGCGGCGCTGACGATGCGCTGCGAGCTGTGA